The DNA window CAGGCAGCCATTACGGGCCCGGGAAAGCGAGTATCTGGAAGCTCGATGACCAAGGCGTCTACCGCGGCGAGACGGTGCAGCAGTTTGACCTGGAACGCTGTGCGCACTCGGCGGTGTTCGCGCCCGACAATCGCTGGCTGCTGGTTCCGGCGACGTCGCCCAACAAGGTCTTCGTGCAAAAGTTCGATCCGACGAACGGCCACGTGGTTGCCAACGACCCGCCGTTCGCCGCCGGGCCGCAACAGGATTCCATGGCGCAGCAGCCGCGACACTTGATTTTTCATCCAACCCGTCCGCTGGTTTACACCACTAACGAACGTCTGCCGCCTGGCGTGGGGGTGTGGCAATGGGATGCGAAAGCCGGCCAGCTGGAATTGCTGCAGACGCTGCTGACCCAGCCCCAGGGGTTCACCGGCGAAATCACCACCGCCGATTTGCATTTGACGCCCGACGCCCGGTTTTTGTACCTTTCCAACCGCGATTCCGGAAAGCTCCAGGATCGCCAGGCGATCGATACGATTGTCGCCTTTGCGGTCGATCAGAAAACGGGGCGACTGACAGAAGTGGGTCACTACCCGTGCGAACACATTCCGCGTTCGTTCGCACTCGATGACACGGGCCGCTACGCTTATGTGGCCGGCCAGGGCGACAACCAGCTGGGGGCTTACGCCCTGGATTCGAAAACGGGGGCCATGACCCGTATCGCCCAGTATCCCACGGGAAAATCTCCGTCGTGGGTCCTGTGCCTGACGGCGCCTGGGGAGAAGTAGGCGGTCCTCAGAACAAAGACCCTGCGACGGAGCGACTGGGTGGTCGTGGCGATTGTTCTTACCGGCGGAGCATGGCCACGGCGGACATGGCGGCTCCATTCGAAGCGGCGGCGGGCGCCGGAACCGCGGCGGCCCTGGGTGCAGGGCAGCCCAGCGGACGCCAGCCGTTTTCGTCAAACATCTCCGCCAGCTGGCCGAGCGATTCGACGACGATCTCCGGACGGTAAGCGTAGCTCGACAGGTCGGCGACCCGGGTGCCGCCGCTGAGCACCAGCACGGTTTTGAAACCAAGCTGAACGCCGCCCAGAATGTCGGTGTCCATGGTGTCGCCGATCATGGTAGTTTCGTCGGTTGTCAGGCCGAGTTCCTTGCGCGCTGCCCGCATCATCACGGCGCTGGGTTTGCCGACGCTAAAGGCCTTCACCCCCGTGGCCGTTTCCAGCATGGCGACCATCGCCCCGCAGCCAGGCCGCAAGCCATTTTGCGTGGGGCAATTGGGATCCAGATTGGTGGCGATGAGCTTCGCTCCGTTCAGGATCATGCGGACAGCCGCTTCGACCATTTCCAGATTAAAGGTGCGGCCCTCGCCGACGACCACATAATCGGGATCATGGTCAACGACCGCCAGGCCGTTCTCGTGCAGCGCGTTCAGCAGCCCGCCTTCGCCGATGACATACGCCGTTCCGTGCGGCGTTTGCTGGGCCAGGAATCGGGCAGTCGCCATGGCGCACGTAAAGACGTGCTCCTTTTCGACCTCGATACCCATGCGGGCCAGCTTGGCGACGACATCAAGCCGGGTGCGCTGGCTGTTGTTGGTCAGAAACATAAACGGAATGTCGTGTCGTCGAAGTCGTTCGACAAAGTAATCGGCGCCCTGGATGAGCTCCGATCCACGATACACAACGCCGTCCATGTCGATAAGATAGCCGTGCCTCACGGCATGCCTCCTCTTGCTTCTTACGAATGCTTTGAGGCCGCCAGCCCTGCAAAGTGATCGTACAGATTGGGTTGCTAAAAGTGTTTCAAGGAAACGATCGACCCCCAACCGAAGCAATCGGCGTGCCGAAGCAGCCGACGGAAATCTTCAGAAGCCCTAAGTTATTGTCATTTTAACGGTTAAAGCGAGAGGTTTTTCGCCATGTGAATTTCTGACGCAGACCCCATGGCGCCTGAAGAACGTGCAGTCCCGCTGTGCAAATGCTTGAAAGAGTAGCCCTCAGACGCCAAAAGGGGTGGTGTTTTTATATAGGCCTCGCTGGCGCCTTCCGTGCCGGGATTACCGTGGCGCGCTAGTCGTCGGAGCCCAGCCCGGGGCCGTACCTGGCGAACAGACGCCGAACATGGCGCGCCAGCGCCAGGTTCACATCCGGGTCGTCGGATCGCAGGGGACTCGCGAAATCAATCTCTCCCTGGTTGCTCGCCATGATGATCGCCGCCGCCGTATGCTGCACATCCACCGGCAGGTCGGTCGCTTCTTCCAGGGCCAACGCCAGGTCGAACAGCACGCCGTGCAGGGCCGGTTCGATGGTCGCCTGGCCGGATGCCGAAAGAAAAAATCCGGGCACGATCTGCCGACCGCCTGTTTCCTCCGCCTGGTTCATGGTTGCTCCTGGTCGCATTCGGTTCGCGAGAGTCGTGCCAGGGCGGCAGGGCCCCGTAGACTTTGCCGGTCCCATCCCTGCGCTCCTTGGTCTGTCTTATAATGTTGCACAAAGGAGAAAACGAATGCACTACTTCCGAATTTTTATTGGTTGCGCGCTGCTGGCTTCATTCTGGCGCCCCCTGGCTCACGCAGAGGAGATCGTCCCTGCCGCGCCGTCCGCTGAGGCAGAACCGCTGGATGGACGCGACGGCCGCGATCTGACGCTGTCAAATTTTCGTCCCGAATCCAAGCTGAAAGTCGACGCCCATCACCTTCGCCAGGCGAAGTTTCCGGTGGTCGATATCCATACCCATTTCCGCCATCGGTTCCGGCACTCGCAGGAACAACTGGAAGAGTTTGTCGACCTGATGGATCGTCACCAGATTGCGATCTGTGTGAGCCTCGACGGCCAGCTGGGCGAAGAGCTGGAAGAGCACAAAAAGTACCTGTGGACGAAATACCCCGACAGGTTCGTTATTTTCGCCAACATCGACTGGCAAGGGTCGGGCGAAAAGGAGAAGCCATCGACCTGGGCCTGCAATCGTCCGGGCTTTGGCGAGCGGATGGCAGCGGCTCTCGCCGACGCCAAAAAACGCGGGGCCAGCGGCCTGAAGATCTTCAAAGGGTTTGGCCTGGAGTACAAGAACGCCGACGGCTCGCTGCTTAAGATCGATGACCCGCGGTTCGATCCCATCTGGAAAGCCTGCGGCGAACTTGACTTTCCCGTATTAATCCATGTCGCCGACCCGGCCGCCTTTTTTGACCCGATCGACGAAAAGAACGAACGCTGGGAGGAACTGCATCGCCACCCCGAATGGAGCTTCTATGGCGACGCCTTCCCCAGTCGGGAGGAACTCCTGGCGGCGCGGAACCGGGTCATCCAGCGGCATCCGTCCACGAAATTCATCGGCGCCCACGTGGCGAACAACGCGGAAGACCTGAAAACCGTGGCGGCCTGGCTGAAGGAATACCCCAACCTTTACGTGGACTTCGCTTCACGGATTGGCGAACTGGGAAGGCAGCCGTACACGGCTCGCAAGTTTCTGATCGACCATGCCGATCGGGTGCTGTTTTCCACCGACGGCCCCTGGCCCGAAAAGCGGATCTCTCTGTACTGGCGGTTCCTGGAAACCTACGACGAAGAGTTCCCCTATTCCGAGAAGGACTTTCCGCCGCAAGGATTCTGGAATATCTACGGCGTTGGCCTGCCCGATCAGGTGCTGCAGCAGATCTACCACGAGAACGCCGCGCGGCTGATCCCGGGGGTCAAAGAGAAGCTCAACCGCTGGCGCGAGCGGTCTGAGGGCGCCGGCGAGTAAGGCCGGTGACCTGGGAAGCACGCCAGGCGGCAATCGCGAGCGTTTCCTCGGGCCTTGATAGCAGGCTGGGCAACGCGCGGGGATTGCCACAGGACGGATCTGCAAAAAAAGATCCGGCTTTACCACGTGCCTGGCGTGTTGCGCGGGGCAACCTTTACTTCACATCGACCGACCAGGCGCCGGTGGGAATGAACGACTTCCACACGTCGTACTTGGGGTTGCCGAGTTTCATCATCAGCAGGGGACTCTGCTTGGGACGAATCGGCGGGCGGCTGAGCGTCATGCGAGCTTCGTGCGGAGTGCGGTCCCCTTTGCGGGTGTTGCAGTCCAGGCACGAGCAAACAATATTCTCCCAGGTGGTTTTCCCGCCGCGACTGCGGGGCAGCACGTGGTCAAGGCTCAGCCGATGATGTGGCAGGCTTTCGCCACAATACTGGCAGCAATGGTTGTCGCGCGCCAGCAGGTTGCGGCGGTTGAAACGCAAGGTCTGTCGTGGGGCCCGGTCAAACCGAACCAGGCGAATGACCCGCGGCGCCTGAATCACAAAATTGACGGAATGAATCCATTCGTCATTTTCACAAACCGACGGTTCAGCTGAGCGGAACTCGCTGATTTCACGCCACATGTCGAAGTCGTACGAGGCGTAGACTCCGTCGGAAACATCAATAATGTCGGCGATTTGGCGATACACCAACCCAAACGCCCGGCGAACCGTTACCACATGCACCGCAAGATACGAACGGTTAACGACCAGCACGCTGGAATTTAGCGGATTGCTTGAGCGCGCGTCCTCCATAGAACCCCCACACGGTTTGGGGCCGGGGTTGCTTCGAGCGATGATTAAAGCGCCGGTCGGCTCGAAAGACAACGCCAACGGCTGAACTTGGAATCGCGATTTTGATTATTGTACCGATTCTCTTATCTGCAGGCCAGAAAATCTCGGGCCAAATCCGGGCCTTCACCAAAACTTGACAACCGCTTCCGCTTGGCTGCCGTGCATTCGTTTTGCGGCCGCCTGGCGCTCGTCCGCCGGGCTCCGGCGAATTTGCCTTGCGGGAGTTGGGCCGTTTGTCTACGATCCCGCGTCCTATTGCGTCGGGGGAAGACTTTTCCGGCGTCCTTATCCTGACTCTTCTCTTTTCTGCTCAGCATCGGACGAGGCATTTTATGCGACTGACGCTGTCGAATTTCGGCTGGCTGCTGCTACTGCTCTGCGTGTCAGGCGGTTGCCTGTCTCCCATGCAAATGAGGGATTCGGTCAAGCCGGCATCTTCGGGCCAGGATCCGCTGGGCCGCGGCTATCGCGATGCGTCCCTGGAACCGCCTGCCGCCAAGGCCGAGGCGAAACCGCAGGTGCAACAAGCGTCGACGACCGCGCCCCTGCCTGGCGAGGGGTTAAGCTCGGAACAGTACGCCAAGTGGGAAAAGATTATTGCTTCCGCTGACGAAGCTCACCGGCCGCAGCTGGAGTACCTGTTTGCCGCGGTGCAGGAGAAAGCCAAACGCGATCTCAAAACGGCCGCACCGACGAATGACCCGGTCGACCCGAATCCTACATCGCCGATCGACATTTCCGAATCCAAGACTAAACCGCCAGCTGAGAAAAAAACGGCCGACGCGAAGGATCAACCAGCCGCCAAGGAATCAAAAGAAGAAAAGCCGGCGGCCAAAGCTCAGCAGCCCAGTACCAGTGAAGCCGAACCGGAGAAGCCGAAGACAACGGCCCGCAAAGAACCCGCCAGCGAATCCAAGCCGGCGGCCCAAGTTCCGTCCAGCCCGTCGCCCGGCGCCTCCGACCAGCAGGACCTGGCGTCGATACAAGCTTTGCCGCCGGTGCTGCCCGAAAACGGTTCGTCTGTCCCGGCGGGAGCGACTTCGATCCCCAGCCAGTTGCCGGCAGATGAGGCCAGCTATAGCCATATTGCGCAGACCAGTCTGACGGCCAGCCTGCACGCGGAACCGGGCGCCAGCCAGGCTCCTTTGCCCAACTACCCGACGACATCGCTGGCGACGCCCGCCTACCCCAGTACGGCGTCCGGCGATCCGGCAGGCCTGCAGGCGGCCCATCAGTATCCCACAACCGGTAACGCCGCCGGCAATCCGGCGGCCCCCGGGACCATGCATGCCAGCGCCGCGGCGCGTCCCCTGCAGAACAACACCTTTTCGCCTGACGACTGGCGAGCCCACCTGCACGCTTCGGTGGCGCAGCTCACCCGCCAGGCCGCCGATCCGACCCTGGACAAGGTGACCCACGACCGGCTGGAAGTGCAGCTGCGCATGCTGCAGTTACTGGCCGGCGAGCGGGACGCGGCCTTCCAGCCGATCGCCAAACTCGATCCGGTCGAGCAGCAGTTCTGGGCCGAACAGCTTTACGGCATCGATGCTTTGCTGAACCCGAACGCGTCGCCGGTGCCCGATCACCGCGCATTAAATGCACTGCGGCATCTGCGGTCGTCGGTCGATCACCTGTCCGAAACCAGCAGCCTTGAGGTCCGTAACCTGGCCTTCTGCACCCGGGTCGACAGCTACGGCCAGTACCAGCGATTTGAGCAGTATGAGTTTCGACCCGACCAGGAAGTGCTGCTCTATGTCGAGGTCGATAACTTCTCGGCGAAGCAGGAGCAGCATGGAGCGGGCTTTGAAACAGCCCTGCAGGGCGGCTATCAAATCTACGACGCCGCCGGACGGCGGGTCGCCGATCATCAGTTTGCGGTTGATCGAGAAAAGTGCGCCAACCGCCGGCGGGACTTTTTCATCCCGTTCCAGTTCCATCTGCCCGCCGGTATTGGGCACGGTCGCTATACGTTAAAATTAACGATGGAAGACAAGCACGCCGCCAAGTTCGGCCAAAGTGCAATCAGTTTCACCATCGTTGAATACGCGTTGAATACGCGTTGAATACGCGTTAGAAAACGCTGAATAGCTGCTGAATAGCGACCCACTCGATCATGCCGGCATACGACGCGATTGTTCTCGGGGCAGGCGGAGTCGGATCCGCCGCCGCCTTTCACCTGGCCAGTCGCGGCGCCAGGACCCTGGTGCTGGAGCAGTTTACGCCCGCCCATCAGCGCGGCAGCTCCCACGGCCAGACGCGCATCATTCGCCAGGCTTACTTCGAGCACAGCGACTATACGCCGCTGCTCCAGCGCACCTATGAACTGTGGCGCCGCCTGCAGGAACAGGTTGGTCGCCAGCTCTTCTTCCCCGTCGGTCTGCTGGAGATCGGCCCGCCCCAGGGCGTCGTGCTTCCCGGCGTGCGGGAAAGCGCTCAGCGGTACGGCGTCGCCGTCGATGATCTGGCGGTCGATCGCGCCCGGCAGACGATCGTCCGTTTTCCGCAGTTCCAGGTCGACGCGACCGAAGAAGCCGTGCTGGAACCGGCTGCCGGATACCTGCTAGTCGAAGAATGCGTCAAGGCGCATCTCCAGGCGGCTGAGGCCGCCGGCGCAGAGCTGCACTTTGAAGAGCCCGCACTCGGCTGGCGCGTCGAGCATGGCCAGGCGATCGTGACGACGTTGCAGGGCGAATATCGTGCGCCGCGGCTGATCCTGACGGCGGGAGCGTGGACGGGACCCTTGCTGGCCGACCTGCGGATTCCGCTGCGGGTGGTTCGTAAACACTTCTACTGGTACGCCGACGATAACCGCGCCTATCGGGCCGATGCTGGCTGTCCGGTCTTCTTTTATGAAAAGCCGCACGGCTATTTTTATGGCCTGCCGGCGATCGATGGCCGCGGCATCAAGGTGGCCGAGCATAGCGGCGGCGGTGATCTGGCGACCGATCCCACGCACCTGGACCCCAGCCCGGAGCCGGCGGACTTCGCCCGCGTCGATGCGTTCCTGCATGCTCATTTGCCCCAGGGGGTGTTCCGCAACATCGGCCACAACGTTTGCATGTATACGTTGACGCCCGACGAGCACTTCATCCTGGATCGACACCCGGCGCACGACCAGGTTTCTTTTGTGGCGGGCCTGTCGGGGCACGGTTACAAATTTGCGCCGGTGCTGGGGGAAACCATCGCCTGCTGGTCGCTCGACGGCGGCGACCGGCCTGTTCCTTTTTTCGCCCTCGATCGACTGGCCCTGCAGCCGCCGGTTTGACAAGCGGCAAACGCCCCGGGCCCAGCGC is part of the Lignipirellula cremea genome and encodes:
- a CDS encoding lactonase family protein, encoding MIACRYGSRLLLFCCLLVGMATCLSAADQQVYLSSGGAITVYRIAADTGELTVLQEVKLLGAGPLGLSPDKRLLYATASQPAETGNGTVGAIATFRVLPTGKLERVHQAAVEQRPGYLMSDAAGRFLAGSHYGPGKASIWKLDDQGVYRGETVQQFDLERCAHSAVFAPDNRWLLVPATSPNKVFVQKFDPTNGHVVANDPPFAAGPQQDSMAQQPRHLIFHPTRPLVYTTNERLPPGVGVWQWDAKAGQLELLQTLLTQPQGFTGEITTADLHLTPDARFLYLSNRDSGKLQDRQAIDTIVAFAVDQKTGRLTEVGHYPCEHIPRSFALDDTGRYAYVAGQGDNQLGAYALDSKTGAMTRIAQYPTGKSPSWVLCLTAPGEK
- a CDS encoding TIGR01457 family HAD-type hydrolase, with protein sequence MRHGYLIDMDGVVYRGSELIQGADYFVERLRRHDIPFMFLTNNSQRTRLDVVAKLARMGIEVEKEHVFTCAMATARFLAQQTPHGTAYVIGEGGLLNALHENGLAVVDHDPDYVVVGEGRTFNLEMVEAAVRMILNGAKLIATNLDPNCPTQNGLRPGCGAMVAMLETATGVKAFSVGKPSAVMMRAARKELGLTTDETTMIGDTMDTDILGGVQLGFKTVLVLSGGTRVADLSSYAYRPEIVVESLGQLAEMFDENGWRPLGCPAPRAAAVPAPAAASNGAAMSAVAMLRR
- a CDS encoding amidohydrolase family protein, yielding MHYFRIFIGCALLASFWRPLAHAEEIVPAAPSAEAEPLDGRDGRDLTLSNFRPESKLKVDAHHLRQAKFPVVDIHTHFRHRFRHSQEQLEEFVDLMDRHQIAICVSLDGQLGEELEEHKKYLWTKYPDRFVIFANIDWQGSGEKEKPSTWACNRPGFGERMAAALADAKKRGASGLKIFKGFGLEYKNADGSLLKIDDPRFDPIWKACGELDFPVLIHVADPAAFFDPIDEKNERWEELHRHPEWSFYGDAFPSREELLAARNRVIQRHPSTKFIGAHVANNAEDLKTVAAWLKEYPNLYVDFASRIGELGRQPYTARKFLIDHADRVLFSTDGPWPEKRISLYWRFLETYDEEFPYSEKDFPPQGFWNIYGVGLPDQVLQQIYHENAARLIPGVKEKLNRWRERSEGAGE
- a CDS encoding HNH endonuclease, giving the protein MLVVNRSYLAVHVVTVRRAFGLVYRQIADIIDVSDGVYASYDFDMWREISEFRSAEPSVCENDEWIHSVNFVIQAPRVIRLVRFDRAPRQTLRFNRRNLLARDNHCCQYCGESLPHHRLSLDHVLPRSRGGKTTWENIVCSCLDCNTRKGDRTPHEARMTLSRPPIRPKQSPLLMMKLGNPKYDVWKSFIPTGAWSVDVK
- the solA gene encoding N-methyl-L-tryptophan oxidase, whose amino-acid sequence is MPAYDAIVLGAGGVGSAAAFHLASRGARTLVLEQFTPAHQRGSSHGQTRIIRQAYFEHSDYTPLLQRTYELWRRLQEQVGRQLFFPVGLLEIGPPQGVVLPGVRESAQRYGVAVDDLAVDRARQTIVRFPQFQVDATEEAVLEPAAGYLLVEECVKAHLQAAEAAGAELHFEEPALGWRVEHGQAIVTTLQGEYRAPRLILTAGAWTGPLLADLRIPLRVVRKHFYWYADDNRAYRADAGCPVFFYEKPHGYFYGLPAIDGRGIKVAEHSGGGDLATDPTHLDPSPEPADFARVDAFLHAHLPQGVFRNIGHNVCMYTLTPDEHFILDRHPAHDQVSFVAGLSGHGYKFAPVLGETIACWSLDGGDRPVPFFALDRLALQPPV